A part of bacterium genomic DNA contains:
- a CDS encoding FAD-binding oxidoreductase: MTSARLEFYSTQRRRCCLKLRIGQIEQLTTLTVQFKLLTGFEMKSKYDVVVIGAGCIGVSVASHLGDMGCTNVLVIEKEKMIGTGATAKCAGGVRAQFSTPINIHMSHYSIHEFEKLDAEYGIQFVQCGYLFVVKTEEQKAQYLRNMEIQKKYGVDVRFVSKDEISKLAPNYGLEKVLGGTFGAKDGLVDPYMMVDAYFKKSRKMNIEFETDMPCTGLKGSDGKITHVVTPQGAIACDYVVNAAGPFAKEIGAFVDVEIPIEPLRRMITTTGALDFMSDAFPMVVDVTTGMYMHKEGNGLLIGLANNNEKPGYDETIDNEFLDTMLMTALEVMPYLENAEIKTKYPGTWAGLYETTPDHHSILDRVPNYNNFIIAGGFSGHGLMHAPAAGQAAAELIVKGKSETFDLHPVRFSRFAEGDLTVEKNVI; this comes from the coding sequence ATGACAAGCGCTCGTTTAGAGTTCTACAGCACACAACGGCGCCGCTGCTGTCTCAAACTTAGAATAGGCCAAATCGAGCAACTCACAACTTTAACTGTTCAATTTAAACTACTTACAGGATTTGAAATGAAGTCGAAATATGATGTGGTTGTCATAGGCGCAGGATGCATCGGGGTCAGCGTGGCGAGTCACTTAGGCGACATGGGTTGCACTAATGTATTGGTCATTGAAAAAGAAAAAATGATCGGAACGGGCGCCACTGCAAAATGCGCGGGTGGAGTGCGTGCTCAATTTTCCACTCCGATCAATATTCACATGAGTCATTATAGCATCCATGAGTTTGAAAAACTGGACGCAGAATACGGTATACAATTCGTCCAATGCGGCTACCTTTTTGTTGTAAAAACAGAGGAGCAAAAGGCACAGTATTTGAGAAATATGGAAATACAGAAAAAATACGGTGTTGACGTTCGTTTTGTGAGCAAAGACGAAATTTCAAAATTGGCTCCGAATTACGGATTGGAAAAAGTCTTAGGCGGAACTTTTGGGGCGAAAGACGGCCTGGTTGACCCGTACATGATGGTAGACGCTTATTTCAAAAAATCACGGAAAATGAATATTGAATTTGAGACCGACATGCCGTGCACAGGACTCAAAGGATCAGACGGAAAGATCACACACGTCGTTACCCCGCAAGGCGCAATTGCCTGCGACTATGTTGTAAATGCGGCAGGGCCCTTTGCAAAAGAAATCGGCGCTTTCGTCGACGTAGAAATTCCAATTGAGCCGTTGCGGCGCATGATTACCACGACGGGCGCGTTGGATTTTATGTCCGATGCATTCCCAATGGTAGTGGACGTCACGACAGGAATGTATATGCATAAGGAAGGCAACGGTCTTTTGATCGGTTTAGCTAATAACAATGAAAAGCCGGGATACGATGAAACGATTGATAATGAATTTCTCGATACTATGCTCATGACCGCGCTCGAAGTCATGCCCTACTTGGAAAACGCCGAGATCAAAACTAAATATCCGGGTACGTGGGCGGGATTATACGAGACCACGCCCGATCATCACAGTATTTTAGACCGTGTCCCCAATTATAACAATTTTATCATTGCTGGCGGATTCAGCGGCCATGGCCTTATGCACGCTCCCGCAGCCGGTCAGGCTGCCGCAGAACTCATTGTCAAAGGCAAATCAGAGACATTTGATCTCCACCCTGTGCGTTTTTCCCGATTTGCCGAAGGCGATCTGACCGTGGAAAAAAATGTAATTTAA
- a CDS encoding M28 family peptidase gives MLQSRFLILAAVLALSCNTKRNEFSNPEITQAEIKYHVEFLASDSLRGRASGAEGNNIAAKHLADEFKNYGLKPAGDDNKYFQSFEIVTGLKAGEKNEVSFGNKKFELEKHFRPLAFSADTGSEGQLVFAGYGISSSDTKYDDFEKVTVKDKIVLIFRYTPEGDNPHSHFNNHAPLRKKVGLAAEKGAKGVLVVTGFEDGEDDLIRLQYEIGHGNYGIPAMSISREAAMEILGYSEPQFRDLQRNINNSKKPNSFETASTVKLSSEVLVERSQTQNVAGWLEGTDPELKKEYVIIGAHFDHLGMGGSNSMYRGEPAIHNGADDNASGTTALLELAQKLSTQKLRRSLLFIGFTGEEMGLIGSKYFAEHPTTDLTQAVTMFNFDMVGRLKENQLIIHGMGTSPHFTQMINDQNKTYNFALTLKQDGNGPSDFATFYQKDMPVIAYFTNLHADYHKPSDDADKINLEGEERIIKMAFETIVAIANADKRPEFTKVKGESERPMTGFRATLGIVPNYADDTEGLKIDDVNPGQAGDHAGIKKGDILVKFGPKTIKNVYDYTYALGEHKAGDKVDIIVQRGGKEIKLQAVLQKSKRQN, from the coding sequence ATGTTACAAAGTCGTTTTCTGATTCTGGCGGCTGTTTTAGCGCTTTCGTGTAATACGAAACGAAACGAGTTTTCAAATCCGGAAATCACGCAGGCGGAAATCAAATATCATGTGGAGTTTCTTGCTTCGGATTCGCTTAGGGGAAGGGCCTCGGGAGCAGAAGGCAACAATATTGCCGCAAAACATTTAGCCGACGAATTCAAAAACTACGGTTTAAAACCCGCAGGCGATGATAACAAATATTTTCAATCGTTTGAAATTGTAACCGGGTTAAAAGCCGGTGAAAAGAATGAAGTGTCGTTTGGAAACAAGAAATTTGAATTAGAAAAGCATTTCCGTCCTCTGGCGTTTTCTGCAGATACCGGTTCGGAAGGCCAACTTGTTTTTGCAGGCTATGGTATTTCATCTTCGGATACGAAGTATGATGACTTTGAAAAAGTTACGGTAAAAGATAAAATTGTTTTGATTTTTCGGTATACGCCCGAAGGCGATAATCCGCACAGTCATTTTAACAATCATGCGCCCCTTAGGAAAAAAGTAGGTCTGGCTGCGGAAAAAGGAGCCAAGGGCGTTTTGGTCGTCACCGGTTTCGAAGACGGTGAGGACGATTTGATCAGACTTCAATACGAAATCGGCCATGGAAATTATGGAATTCCTGCAATGAGTATTAGCCGTGAGGCGGCTATGGAAATTTTGGGCTATTCAGAGCCGCAATTTCGCGATCTACAAAGGAATATTAACAATTCAAAGAAACCGAATTCATTTGAAACCGCATCAACCGTCAAATTGAGTTCGGAAGTGCTAGTAGAGCGTTCACAAACTCAAAATGTGGCAGGCTGGCTTGAAGGAACGGATCCGGAATTGAAAAAGGAATACGTAATTATCGGAGCTCATTTTGATCATCTGGGGATGGGCGGAAGCAATTCGATGTATCGGGGTGAGCCTGCAATTCATAACGGAGCCGATGATAATGCGTCTGGAACTACAGCCTTATTGGAATTAGCGCAAAAATTGTCTACTCAAAAATTGAGGCGCAGTTTGCTTTTTATAGGTTTTACAGGCGAGGAAATGGGACTGATCGGATCAAAATATTTTGCCGAACATCCGACGACTGATTTGACGCAAGCGGTGACGATGTTTAATTTTGACATGGTCGGCCGTCTTAAGGAAAATCAATTGATCATTCACGGAATGGGAACGTCACCCCATTTTACGCAAATGATAAACGATCAAAACAAGACATATAATTTTGCTTTAACATTGAAACAGGACGGAAACGGACCAAGCGATTTTGCTACGTTCTATCAGAAAGACATGCCTGTCATTGCTTATTTTACAAATCTGCATGCGGATTATCATAAACCGTCGGATGATGCAGATAAAATTAATCTTGAGGGCGAAGAGCGCATTATAAAAATGGCTTTCGAGACCATTGTTGCGATCGCCAATGCCGACAAGCGCCCGGAGTTTACGAAAGTTAAAGGTGAATCTGAAAGACCCATGACGGGTTTTCGCGCTACGCTTGGCATCGTACCGAATTATGCGGACGATACAGAAGGGCTGAAGATAGATGATGTGAACCCCGGACAGGCCGGGGACCATGCCGGAATCAAGAAAGGCGATATTTTGGTCAAATTTGGACCGAAAACTATCAAAAATGTTTACGATTATACGTATGCTCTTGGGGAACACAAAGCCGGCGACAAAGTTGATATTATCGTACAACGTGGCGGTAAGGAAATCAAATTGCAGGCCGTTTTGCAGAAATCCAAGAGACAAAACTGA
- a CDS encoding outer membrane beta-barrel protein, producing MKKFSILILLFCSVGVFAQSKNENSAVAVLEFQKTGAITSDDVQTLTNRFRAMLFQTKTFNVVERQKMKEILKEQEFILSDECSTNECAVQVGQLLGVEYMIAGDIGLIGDTYTIDLRMIEVRTGQLVQTHSKDYDGKIAGLLEIMKQIANSFSQFKKDAAKMKSDEQKSAVSSVTTEKDKQEVKTEIKTESGSNASKSTSKNFAFRLLFGSANPTGKFKSDWEEKAGSNFMISCSYYFTPKVQLGIDFGAQSFKNGVKTVPLMITGRYYTISRKFTNYVSLGLGTAKFTEDGYGKNFISGKIGTGIGYKITKKLSAEMSLDFMSLGSKDEFGYNTTSTQFGLGLNYNLAF from the coding sequence ATGAAAAAGTTCAGTATTCTTATTTTGCTTTTTTGCAGTGTGGGTGTTTTTGCACAATCGAAGAATGAAAATAGCGCCGTCGCAGTCCTGGAATTCCAAAAAACAGGAGCGATTACCAGTGACGATGTTCAAACATTGACTAATCGTTTTCGCGCCATGCTGTTTCAGACAAAGACATTCAATGTCGTAGAACGCCAGAAAATGAAGGAAATTCTTAAAGAGCAGGAATTTATTCTGTCGGACGAGTGCAGTACGAATGAATGCGCAGTTCAGGTTGGCCAATTGCTCGGCGTGGAATACATGATTGCCGGCGACATCGGCCTGATAGGCGACACGTATACGATCGACCTGAGGATGATCGAAGTAAGAACGGGTCAGCTTGTGCAAACTCATAGCAAAGATTATGACGGTAAAATAGCCGGATTGCTGGAGATCATGAAACAAATTGCCAACTCCTTTTCTCAGTTTAAAAAAGACGCAGCTAAAATGAAATCAGATGAACAAAAATCGGCCGTATCATCCGTTACAACCGAAAAGGATAAACAAGAGGTCAAAACGGAAATAAAAACAGAATCCGGTTCGAATGCATCAAAAAGTACATCGAAAAATTTTGCTTTCAGACTTTTGTTCGGCAGTGCGAATCCAACCGGCAAATTTAAAAGTGATTGGGAAGAAAAGGCCGGATCTAATTTCATGATCAGCTGCAGTTATTATTTTACACCTAAAGTTCAATTAGGAATTGATTTTGGAGCTCAATCTTTTAAGAACGGTGTTAAAACGGTTCCGCTCATGATCACAGGCCGGTATTACACTATATCCCGAAAATTTACGAATTACGTGTCTCTGGGTTTAGGTACCGCAAAATTTACAGAAGACGGTTACGGCAAAAATTTTATTTCAGGTAAAATAGGAACGGGTATTGGTTATAAAATCACTAAAAAACTCAGCGCGGAGATGTCGTTGGATTTTATGAGCCTTGGCTCAAAAGATGAATTTGGATACAACACTACTTCCACGCAATTTGGTTTAGGACTCAATTACAATCTGGCATTCTAA